A genomic segment from Torulaspora delbrueckii CBS 1146 chromosome 3, complete genome encodes:
- the FRS1 gene encoding phenylalanine--tRNA ligase subunit beta (similar to Saccharomyces cerevisiae FRS1 (YLR060W); ancestral locus Anc_8.33), whose amino-acid sequence MPTVSVNKKQLFELLGKEYTNEEFDELCFQFGIELDEDTTEEALKNNEEPELKIDIGANRYDLLCIEGIAQSLNEYLGRSQTPNYKLLEPTTKLTIEASTEQIRPYAAAAILRNITFTEKSYASFIALQDKLHSNLCRNRTLVAMGTHDYDTIQGPFRYQALPPKDIKFVPLNQTKEFDAAELIEFYKQPEQKNNLGRFVHIIEDSPVFPVIKDANDVVCSLPPLINSEHSKISLDTRNVFIEITATDVTKAEIVLDQLLAMFSRYCDEEFTMEPVEIVSDHNGQSRTTPNLKQRQMEVSVDYINSALGLEQSPEEIAQCLKKMSLHAKPSASDSKTLEVSIPITRPDILHPCDIMEDAAVGYGFDNLPRGGKLSNANFIASALPINKISDIFRVASSQATWLEVLPLTLCSHDENFKFLRLEDDGKQVVKLANPKTLEYQVVRTSLLPGILKTVKENRKHSLPIKVFETGDVVFKNEKLERKAYNERHWGAIYAGKTSGFEIIQGLLGKVMQTFRTEWLPDYGSKSSSRGYWIEEDSSVATFFPGRGAKIMFRSQEGEEPKKIGHLGVLHPEVMNNFDIPYAASYVELNAEVFL is encoded by the coding sequence ATGCCTACCGTTTCTGTGAATAAAAAACAGCTGTTTGAGCTCCTGGGGAAAGAATATAcgaatgaagaatttgatgaattgTGTTTCCAATTTGGGATTGAATTGGATGAGGATACcactgaagaagctttgaaaaataatgaagaacCAGAACTGAAGATTGATATTGGTGCCAACCGTTACGATTTGTTGTGTATTGAAGGTATTGCTCAATCATTGAACGAATATTTGGGCAGATCCCAGACACCAAACTACAAATTATTAGAGCCTACCACTAAATTGACTATTGAAGCATCTACTGAACAGATTAGGCCTTATGCTGCAGCTGCCATTTTAAGAAATATCACGTTCACGGAGAAATCTTATGCATCTTTCATCGCATTACAGGACAAATTGCACTCTAACCTGTGTAGAAACAGAACGTTGGTTGCCATGGGTACCCATGATTACGATACTATTCAAGGACCATTCCGTTACCAAgctttaccaccaaaggATATCAAATTCGTGCCCTTGAACCAAACTAAGGAATTTGATGCCGCAGAGCTAATTGAATTTTACAAGCAACCAGAACAAAAAAACAACTTAGGTCGTTTCGTTCacatcattgaagattctCCTGTTTTCCCTGTCATCAAAGATGCTAATGACGTCGTTTGTTCCTTGCCAcctttgatcaattccGAGCACAGTAAGATATCTTTGGACACTCGTAACgttttcatcgaaatcACCGCTACTGATGTCACCAAGGCTGAAATTGTTCTTGATCAACTATTAGCAATGTTCAGTCGTTATtgtgatgaagaatttacCATGGAACCTGTTGAGATCGTCTCCGACCACAATGGTCAAAGTAGAACAActccaaatttgaagcAAAGACAAATGGAAGTGTCCGTTGACTATATCAACTCTGCTTTGGGTCTCGAGCAATCCCCCGAGGAAATTGCCCAatgcttgaagaagatgtcTTTGCATGCCAAGCCATCCGCTTCCGACtcaaagactttggaagtcaGCATTCCAATCACAAGACCAGATATCTTGCATCCTTGTGATATAATGGAAGATGCCGCAGTTGGTTACGGCTTCGACAACCTACCAAGAGGGGgtaaactttcaaatgcCAACTTCATCGCTTCTGCATTGCCAATCAACAAAATTTCTGATATTTTCAGAGTTGCCTCTTCACAGGCTACATGGTTGGAAGTCTTGCCTTTGACTTTGTGCTCTCACGATGAGAacttcaagttcttgagATTAGAAGATGACGGAAAACAAGTCGTCAAGCTAGCCAATCCAAAGACTTTAGAATACCAAGTTGTAAGAACAAGTCTGTTGCCTGGTATACTAAAGACTGTCAAGGAGAACAGAAAGCACTCTCTACCAATCAAGGTCTTTGAGACCGGTGACGTGGTTTTCAAGAACGAAAAACTCGAAAGAAAAGCTTACAACGAACGTCATTGGGGTGCCATCTATGCTGGTAAGACCTCTGgttttgaaatcatccagGGTTTGCTGGGCAAGGTCATGCAAACTTTCAGAACCGAATGGCTTCCAGATTACGGCTCCAAATCGTCATCTAGAGGGTATTGGATAGAAGAAGATAGCTCTGTAGCTACTTTCTTCCCGGGAAGAGGTGCTAAGATTATGTTTAGGTCacaagaaggagaagaaccaaagaaaatcGGTCATCTCGGTGTCTTGCATCCTGAAGTGATGAACAACTTCGACATTCCATATGCTGCTTCCTACGTTGAATTGAATGCAGAAGTCTTTTTGTAA